The Rhodococcus triatomae genome includes a window with the following:
- a CDS encoding nitrate ABC transporter substrate-binding protein, with protein sequence MNTHRTALTRSGAAALAAAALTLSACSSSDSAAAAQDLEPAAEAQTLTGACPDEVVVQLQWQPQSDMGGMFAMLGPGYTVDTENKSVTGPLVADGKDTGVDLTLRAGGPAIGFQSVASQMYVDDDVTLGLVHGDQLIAAAASQPVVGVTPLLAYSPAIIMWDPENHPDWESVADIGGSGATVVVSKEQIFPRWLVAKGLLEQGQIDTSYDGAPSRFVADPSIAQQGFANSEPYTYESETQAWGKPVAYDLIKDSGFDIYASNVSVRADKVDALAPCLEKLVPIIQQSSAEYISAPEATNEVIVDVVSQDLSYSPYSEGQAAYSAELLREKGLVADEDGSVGTYDLERVAGTVADLAPILRESGSAIPEDITADELFTNRFTDPSIGIG encoded by the coding sequence GTGAACACCCATCGGACCGCCCTGACCCGCTCCGGAGCAGCCGCTCTCGCCGCGGCCGCACTGACCCTGTCCGCATGCAGTTCCTCCGACTCGGCGGCAGCGGCCCAGGACCTCGAGCCCGCTGCCGAGGCCCAGACCCTCACCGGCGCGTGCCCGGACGAGGTCGTGGTTCAACTTCAGTGGCAGCCCCAATCGGACATGGGCGGCATGTTCGCCATGCTCGGCCCGGGCTACACCGTCGACACCGAGAACAAATCGGTCACCGGCCCGCTCGTCGCCGACGGCAAGGACACCGGCGTGGACCTGACCCTGCGCGCGGGTGGCCCCGCGATCGGTTTCCAATCCGTCGCGTCGCAGATGTACGTCGACGACGACGTCACACTCGGCCTCGTCCACGGCGACCAGTTGATCGCGGCGGCGGCGAGCCAGCCGGTCGTCGGAGTCACACCGTTGCTCGCGTACAGCCCCGCGATCATCATGTGGGACCCCGAGAACCACCCGGACTGGGAGTCGGTCGCCGATATCGGTGGGTCCGGCGCCACGGTCGTCGTGTCCAAGGAACAGATCTTTCCTCGATGGCTGGTGGCCAAGGGGCTGCTCGAGCAGGGACAGATCGACACGAGCTACGACGGCGCTCCGTCCCGGTTCGTCGCCGACCCCTCGATCGCCCAGCAGGGATTCGCCAACTCGGAGCCGTACACCTACGAATCCGAGACCCAGGCATGGGGAAAGCCGGTCGCCTACGACCTGATCAAGGATTCCGGGTTCGACATCTACGCATCCAACGTCTCGGTCCGCGCGGACAAGGTCGACGCACTGGCTCCGTGCCTGGAGAAACTGGTGCCGATCATCCAGCAGTCCTCCGCGGAGTACATCTCGGCACCCGAAGCGACCAACGAGGTCATCGTCGACGTCGTCTCCCAGGATCTCTCCTACTCCCCGTACTCGGAGGGCCAGGCTGCCTACAGCGCGGAACTGTTGAGGGAGAAGGGATTGGTCGCGGACGAGGACGGTTCGGTAGGGACTTACGACCTCGAGCGAGTGGCGGGCACCGTCGCCGATCTCGCCCCCATCCTGCGCGAGTCGGGATCGGCGATCCCCGAGGACATCACCGCGGACGAGCTGTTCACGAACAGGTTCACGGACCCGTCGATCGGCATCGGCTGA
- a CDS encoding AzlD domain-containing protein, which translates to MTAGLGWIVGGGVALGVGTYAMRLTGPALRSRVTLPPRVTSAMETAAVVLLIAVAATATMYEAGGFAGAARVSGVAVGAVLAWRRAPLVVVIAAAAATTAVLRLIGMP; encoded by the coding sequence GTGACGGCCGGCCTCGGCTGGATCGTCGGGGGCGGCGTCGCGCTCGGCGTCGGTACCTATGCGATGCGGCTGACGGGGCCGGCGCTCCGCTCCCGTGTGACTCTCCCGCCTCGGGTCACCTCCGCGATGGAGACCGCGGCCGTGGTGCTCCTGATCGCCGTCGCGGCGACGGCCACGATGTACGAGGCGGGAGGGTTCGCCGGAGCAGCCCGCGTCTCCGGCGTCGCCGTCGGCGCGGTGCTCGCGTGGCGGCGGGCGCCCCTCGTGGTCGTCATCGCGGCCGCGGCGGCCACCACTGCCGTGTTGCGCCTGATCGGCATGCCCTGA
- a CDS encoding GntR family transcriptional regulator, protein MTATEQALLTESVHDTLREMVFSGELEPGAPLSVPALAARLAVSRTPVREAVQQLIYEGIAVHVRNAGARVATIDATSVRAVFEVREVLDGLAAYQATLAISRETLSRLEKMVQVQRELLDQPPDRRRDARLDLEFHTVIREAAGNVPLVEALARLDGQSHLFRSDMWTSPLGRTLAVTEHERILHAIEAGDADGARVAACAHVAGLLVRIGRT, encoded by the coding sequence ATGACGGCGACGGAGCAGGCACTGCTCACCGAATCGGTGCACGACACTCTGCGCGAGATGGTGTTCTCCGGCGAGCTCGAGCCGGGGGCTCCGCTGAGCGTGCCCGCGCTGGCGGCCCGTCTCGCGGTCAGCCGCACCCCGGTGCGGGAGGCGGTGCAACAGTTGATCTACGAGGGCATCGCCGTGCACGTCCGCAACGCCGGTGCCCGGGTCGCGACGATCGACGCGACATCGGTACGTGCGGTGTTCGAGGTACGCGAGGTGCTGGACGGGCTCGCGGCCTATCAGGCGACCCTCGCGATCTCCCGGGAAACCCTCTCCCGGCTGGAGAAGATGGTCCAGGTTCAGCGGGAGCTGCTGGACCAGCCGCCGGATCGGCGCCGTGACGCCCGGCTCGATCTCGAGTTCCACACCGTCATCCGGGAAGCTGCCGGAAACGTGCCGCTGGTGGAGGCCCTGGCCCGGCTGGACGGGCAGTCGCACCTGTTCCGTTCGGACATGTGGACCTCGCCGCTGGGCCGCACACTCGCGGTGACCGAGCACGAACGGATCCTGCACGCGATCGAGGCAGGAGACGCCGACGGTGCGCGGGTCGCGGCGTGCGCGCACGTGGCCGGGTTGCTGGTCCGGATCGGGCGCACCTGA
- a CDS encoding ABC transporter permease has product MTQVHTGAPAVSSPSAAALPPSPSSATREGSTPADPGPARLSRLAGSSRLRRLAGAVGYPILSIAGALVVWSAVSYLVLSPERRFLLPPPGQVLSQSLLDWQHLGPMLAALAVTAQVAFVGFAVAVVVGVGTGVLMCQARWIERIVYPYAVVVQVIPILAIVPLIGLWFGYGMTARTLVCVLIAAFPIITNTHFGIRSVDRGLHELFTLGRASRWDRLVKLELRAALPSIMTGIRTASGLVVVGAIIGDMFFAKGQPGIGTLLDVYRSRLQSEDLIAAIVLASLFGVLVFSLFGVIQKWLVGGWHQSQNSPNL; this is encoded by the coding sequence ATGACACAGGTACACACCGGAGCCCCGGCGGTTTCCTCACCCTCCGCCGCCGCACTGCCGCCGTCACCGTCCTCGGCCACCCGGGAAGGGTCGACTCCCGCCGATCCCGGGCCCGCCCGGCTGTCACGTCTGGCCGGGTCCTCCCGGCTGCGGCGCCTGGCCGGGGCGGTCGGGTATCCGATTCTCTCGATCGCCGGTGCGCTCGTGGTGTGGTCGGCGGTGAGTTACCTCGTCCTGTCGCCGGAACGCCGCTTCCTGCTTCCTCCGCCGGGGCAGGTGCTGTCGCAGTCCCTGCTCGACTGGCAGCATCTCGGTCCGATGCTCGCGGCGCTCGCCGTCACCGCGCAGGTGGCATTCGTGGGCTTCGCGGTGGCGGTCGTGGTGGGCGTCGGTACCGGCGTGCTGATGTGCCAGGCGCGATGGATCGAGCGCATCGTGTACCCGTACGCGGTGGTCGTCCAGGTCATTCCGATTCTCGCGATCGTTCCGCTGATCGGGCTGTGGTTCGGCTACGGGATGACCGCCCGAACCCTGGTGTGCGTGCTCATCGCGGCGTTCCCCATCATCACCAACACCCATTTCGGTATCCGGTCCGTCGATCGGGGACTCCACGAGTTGTTCACACTCGGCCGTGCCTCGCGCTGGGATCGCCTGGTGAAACTCGAACTGCGCGCGGCGCTTCCGTCGATCATGACCGGTATCCGGACGGCCTCGGGGCTGGTCGTCGTGGGCGCCATCATCGGCGACATGTTCTTCGCCAAGGGGCAGCCGGGAATCGGGACGCTCCTCGACGTCTATCGCAGCCGATTGCAATCCGAGGACCTCATCGCGGCCATCGTGCTCGCCTCGCTCTTCGGCGTGCTGGTGTTCTCGCTCTTCGGGGTGATCCAGAAATGGCTGGTGGGCGGCTGGCACCAGTCGCAGAACTCCCCGAACCTGTGA
- a CDS encoding isopenicillin N synthase family dioxygenase — MTTSGFTVPTIDIGPYLAPGAGASTSADCRTVAEALDRACRDVGFVQIVGHGMDPDALTGLASALDEFFALPLEVKKRYRRDPGANRGYSPPKSESLSMSLGIPSANRMNDFYEAFVIGTEAADVVGEDLPESSYAANNWPDAAPGFEPAVRAYFTRAQELARTLMTAFTDALGLPTGYFDPMIDHSIEALKMNNYALPEGEIELAGDLTGMGAHTDFGILTILWADRVPGLQVLGSDGVWHDVQPEEGALLINLGDAMARWTNDRWMSTIHRVDPPVADGRIIRRRSAAFFFDGNHDAVIETLPGMLAEGEQGYPPITVAENIAAKIAGFRSGVAPEGDLRETARVLAAGQPGGVSG; from the coding sequence ATGACAACCTCAGGCTTCACTGTTCCCACGATCGACATCGGGCCGTACCTCGCGCCAGGCGCAGGGGCGTCGACGAGTGCCGACTGCCGTACCGTCGCCGAAGCTCTCGACCGAGCGTGCCGCGACGTCGGCTTCGTCCAGATCGTCGGGCACGGCATGGATCCCGACGCCCTGACAGGCCTGGCGTCCGCGCTCGACGAGTTCTTCGCCCTGCCGCTCGAGGTCAAGAAGCGGTATCGCCGCGACCCCGGCGCGAATCGGGGCTACTCGCCGCCGAAGAGCGAGTCGCTGAGCATGAGTCTCGGTATCCCGTCGGCGAATCGGATGAACGACTTCTACGAGGCGTTCGTGATCGGTACGGAAGCGGCGGACGTCGTCGGTGAGGACCTGCCGGAGTCCAGCTATGCCGCCAACAACTGGCCGGATGCCGCTCCCGGATTCGAACCCGCGGTGCGCGCCTACTTCACCCGTGCGCAGGAGCTGGCCCGAACCCTGATGACGGCGTTCACCGATGCGCTGGGACTGCCGACCGGGTATTTCGATCCGATGATCGACCACTCGATCGAGGCGCTGAAGATGAACAACTACGCCCTGCCCGAGGGAGAGATCGAACTCGCGGGAGACCTCACCGGGATGGGCGCACACACCGATTTCGGCATCCTCACGATTCTGTGGGCGGACCGAGTGCCCGGCCTGCAGGTGCTCGGCAGCGACGGCGTCTGGCACGACGTCCAGCCCGAGGAGGGTGCCCTGCTGATCAACCTGGGTGACGCCATGGCGCGGTGGACCAACGATCGGTGGATGTCCACGATCCATCGGGTCGACCCACCGGTCGCCGACGGCCGGATCATCCGGCGGCGGTCGGCCGCGTTCTTCTTCGACGGCAATCACGACGCCGTCATCGAGACGTTGCCCGGCATGCTGGCCGAGGGCGAGCAGGGGTATCCGCCGATCACGGTGGCGGAGAACATCGCGGCGAAGATCGCCGGATTCCGCAGCGGCGTCGCCCCGGAGGGAGACCTGCGCGAGACCGCGCGAGTGCTCGCGGCCGGGCAGCCCGGCGGGGTCTCCGGGTGA
- a CDS encoding AzlC family ABC transporter permease — MRLIWRTLDRGVLRDSALICLAMSVVGISYGAVAVSSGLPVWLPVVLAVVVLAGSAELLFAGIVAAGGSPIAAVVAGLVINARHVPYGLALPDVLGSGRRRLVGAHVINDESVAMTFAQKDPALRKQAYWVTGIGVLVFWPLGALTGAVLGAILGDTDVLGLDAVFPALLTALAVPALRSRARWAAVAAGVAIALATTPFLPAGVSVLLALLGVAPTLLRTGRRQ, encoded by the coding sequence ATGCGTTTGATATGGCGAACACTCGATCGGGGCGTCCTCCGGGACAGTGCGCTGATCTGCCTCGCCATGAGCGTCGTCGGCATCTCCTACGGCGCCGTGGCGGTCTCGTCCGGGCTGCCGGTGTGGCTCCCCGTCGTCCTCGCCGTCGTCGTCCTCGCCGGGTCCGCCGAGCTGTTGTTCGCCGGAATCGTCGCGGCAGGAGGCAGCCCGATCGCCGCCGTCGTGGCCGGGCTGGTGATCAATGCCCGTCACGTCCCGTATGGACTCGCTCTTCCCGACGTCCTCGGCAGCGGACGTCGGAGACTGGTCGGCGCACACGTGATCAACGACGAGTCGGTGGCGATGACCTTCGCCCAGAAGGACCCTGCCCTCCGCAAGCAGGCGTACTGGGTCACCGGCATCGGCGTGCTCGTGTTCTGGCCACTGGGAGCGCTCACCGGCGCAGTACTCGGCGCGATCCTCGGCGACACGGACGTCCTGGGCCTCGACGCGGTGTTTCCCGCGCTCCTGACAGCTCTCGCCGTCCCGGCCCTGCGCTCGCGGGCCCGCTGGGCCGCGGTCGCCGCCGGCGTGGCGATTGCTCTGGCCACCACCCCGTTCCTGCCCGCGGGAGTTTCCGTACTCCTCGCACTCCTCGGGGTCGCACCGACGCTCCTGCGGACGGGGCGGCGGCAGTGA
- a CDS encoding helix-turn-helix domain-containing protein, with amino-acid sequence MTESVPPREIIGAALRRERARSGLSLSEIARRANVSKSTLSQLESGSGNPSLETLWALCVALDIPFAGLLGEPRPRVQVIRAGEGPAVPSSQADYSAALLSASPPTARRDVYSISAEPGGRRLSDPHQSGVVEHVVLGTGRALVGLVDEPVELRPGDYISYPGDLAHVFEALEPGTRAVLISERT; translated from the coding sequence ATGACGGAATCGGTGCCGCCGCGAGAGATCATCGGTGCGGCCCTCCGCCGCGAACGGGCCCGCTCGGGACTGTCGCTCTCCGAGATCGCTCGTCGGGCGAATGTATCGAAATCGACTCTGTCCCAGCTGGAATCCGGATCGGGAAACCCCAGTCTGGAGACGCTGTGGGCGCTGTGTGTGGCGCTCGACATCCCGTTCGCCGGTCTGCTCGGGGAGCCGCGCCCGCGGGTCCAGGTGATCCGCGCGGGGGAAGGGCCTGCCGTCCCTTCGAGCCAGGCCGACTACAGCGCCGCGCTCCTGTCCGCCTCCCCGCCCACGGCCCGGCGCGACGTCTATTCGATCTCGGCGGAGCCGGGCGGACGGCGGCTGTCCGATCCGCACCAGTCCGGTGTCGTCGAACACGTCGTCCTGGGCACAGGCCGTGCCCTGGTCGGCCTGGTGGACGAGCCGGTCGAACTCCGTCCCGGTGACTACATCTCGTATCCCGGAGACCTCGCGCACGTCTTCGAGGCGCTCGAGCCGGGCACCCGGGCCGTGCTGATCTCGGAACGGACCTGA
- a CDS encoding ABC transporter ATP-binding protein, which translates to MELIDTLQDVDARRLTRGTDMVFDGVVKRFPTGTVAVDGVDLAVRQGEFVAVVGPSGCGKSTLLRMAAGLEGPTEGTVTVGAKSVGFIFQEPTLLPWRDVRGNVELSAELGRGVSDDERRARAEESIAAVGLRDFADQLPSALSGGMRMRVSLARALTLSPDLMLLDEPFGALDEMTRLDMQVELQRLYVERGFTAMFITHSVSEAVYLADRVVVMTARPGRIAAVVDIDSPYPRSPELRYEKAFNDHVAEISALLHGGMR; encoded by the coding sequence ATGGAGCTGATCGACACCCTGCAGGACGTCGATGCACGCAGGCTGACCCGGGGAACGGACATGGTCTTCGACGGCGTGGTCAAGAGATTCCCCACCGGAACGGTGGCCGTGGACGGGGTCGACCTGGCGGTACGGCAGGGTGAGTTCGTCGCTGTCGTCGGACCGTCGGGTTGTGGGAAGTCGACGCTGCTGCGGATGGCGGCCGGCCTCGAGGGGCCCACGGAAGGCACGGTCACGGTCGGTGCGAAGTCGGTCGGATTCATCTTCCAGGAGCCGACACTGCTGCCGTGGCGCGATGTGCGCGGGAATGTCGAACTGTCCGCCGAACTCGGTCGCGGCGTCTCCGACGACGAGCGCAGGGCACGCGCCGAGGAGTCGATCGCGGCCGTGGGGCTGCGGGACTTCGCCGACCAACTCCCCAGCGCCCTGTCCGGGGGCATGCGGATGCGGGTCTCACTGGCACGGGCACTCACCCTGTCCCCGGACCTGATGCTCTTGGACGAGCCGTTCGGTGCGCTCGACGAGATGACCAGACTCGACATGCAGGTGGAGCTCCAACGGCTCTATGTGGAGCGAGGTTTCACCGCCATGTTCATCACGCACTCGGTCTCGGAAGCGGTGTATCTCGCGGACCGGGTCGTGGTGATGACGGCGAGGCCGGGACGCATCGCCGCGGTGGTCGACATCGACTCGCCGTATCCCCGCAGCCCGGAGTTGCGGTACGAGAAGGCATTCAACGACCACGTCGCCGAGATCTCGGCGCTGTTGCACGGAGGCATGCGATGA